From the genome of Psychroserpens ponticola, one region includes:
- a CDS encoding aldehyde dehydrogenase family protein yields the protein MEIKEIYNTMTYGPAPESTDEAIQFLESHKRKFKLFINGAWVAPSSKEYFDSINPSNKEKLAKISEANETDVNKAVAAAKKALPEWVKIGSHQRARYLYALARQIQKHSRLFAVLESMDNGKPIRETRDIDIPIVARHFYHHAGWAQLKDSELSDYKELGVIGQIIPWNFPLMMLAWKIAPAIAMGNTVVLKPAESTSLTALLFAEICEQIGLPNGVVNIITGHGKTGADIVNHKDVNKIAFTGSTEVGKLIRRATAGTGKKLSLELGGKSPFIVFDDADLDSVVEGIVDAIWFNQGQVCCAGSRLLVQESVAEKLYKKIRARMETLRIGNPLDKSIDIGAIVDKAQLNTITKMVKLGIDEGNTLNQPSWSCPKEGYYFPPTMFTDVSPSATIAQEEIFGPVLVAMTFRSHKEAVKLANNTRYGLACSIWTENINLALDIAPQIKAGVAWINCTNVFDAAAGFGGYRESGFGREGGKEGLMEYLKPKIEESFSDQPISQSKQKLKRVQNSEPNIGIDRTTKMYIGGKQSRPDGGYSEVVNGVDGSYIGEVSKGNRKDIRNAVEAAHSCSKWTNMTGHSRAQVLYYLAENLAIRRDEFASRIVQMTNQSKADGLKEVDLSIERIYTYAALADKYDGHVHHTIHRNVTLAMPESFGVMGIICPDDFPLLGFISTVIPAIAMGNNVVVVPSEKSPFSATDFYQILETSDVPGSAVNIVTGHKDELAQVLAKHDDVDAIWYFGSKEGCKDMELLSADNMKRTWVNYGKYRNWLDKAQGEGGEFLKNASQIKNIWIPYGA from the coding sequence ATGGAAATTAAAGAAATATACAATACAATGACATATGGTCCTGCTCCAGAAAGCACTGATGAAGCCATTCAATTTTTAGAAAGTCATAAAAGAAAATTCAAATTATTTATAAATGGAGCATGGGTTGCTCCTTCATCTAAAGAGTATTTTGACAGTATTAATCCTTCAAACAAGGAAAAATTAGCAAAAATCTCTGAAGCCAACGAAACAGATGTTAATAAAGCAGTTGCTGCTGCTAAAAAGGCTTTGCCTGAATGGGTGAAGATTGGATCGCATCAACGTGCTAGATATCTATATGCTTTAGCAAGACAAATTCAGAAGCATTCTCGACTGTTTGCTGTATTAGAGTCAATGGATAATGGAAAACCAATTAGAGAGACCAGAGATATTGATATTCCAATTGTAGCAAGACATTTTTATCATCATGCAGGTTGGGCACAATTAAAAGATTCTGAATTAAGCGATTATAAAGAACTTGGAGTCATTGGTCAAATTATTCCATGGAACTTTCCATTAATGATGTTGGCTTGGAAAATCGCACCTGCTATTGCAATGGGAAATACCGTAGTTTTAAAACCTGCAGAATCAACCTCCTTAACAGCATTGCTTTTTGCCGAAATTTGTGAACAAATAGGGTTGCCAAATGGTGTTGTAAATATTATTACTGGACATGGTAAGACAGGAGCAGATATTGTAAATCATAAGGATGTCAATAAAATTGCTTTTACAGGGTCTACTGAAGTTGGAAAACTGATAAGACGAGCTACAGCAGGAACAGGAAAAAAATTGTCATTAGAACTTGGTGGGAAATCACCTTTTATCGTTTTTGATGATGCAGATTTAGATAGTGTAGTGGAAGGTATCGTTGATGCTATATGGTTTAATCAAGGACAAGTGTGTTGCGCAGGTTCAAGATTATTAGTTCAAGAAAGTGTCGCAGAAAAACTTTATAAAAAAATTAGAGCAAGAATGGAAACCCTAAGAATAGGTAACCCATTAGACAAAAGTATTGATATAGGAGCCATTGTCGATAAAGCGCAACTTAATACCATTACAAAAATGGTTAAATTAGGCATTGATGAAGGAAATACATTAAATCAGCCATCTTGGTCATGCCCAAAAGAAGGCTATTATTTTCCTCCAACCATGTTTACTGATGTTTCGCCTTCTGCAACTATAGCACAAGAAGAGATTTTCGGACCAGTTTTAGTGGCAATGACATTCAGATCTCATAAAGAAGCTGTAAAATTGGCTAATAATACCAGATATGGCTTGGCTTGTAGTATTTGGACAGAAAATATTAATCTAGCTCTAGATATTGCTCCACAAATAAAGGCTGGTGTTGCTTGGATTAATTGTACCAATGTGTTTGATGCTGCAGCTGGTTTTGGTGGTTATCGTGAATCTGGATTTGGTAGAGAAGGAGGAAAGGAAGGTTTAATGGAATATTTAAAACCAAAAATTGAAGAGTCGTTTTCAGACCAACCTATTTCTCAATCAAAGCAAAAATTAAAACGCGTTCAAAATTCAGAACCAAATATAGGAATAGATAGAACGACTAAAATGTATATTGGTGGCAAGCAATCTCGACCTGATGGAGGCTATAGTGAGGTTGTTAACGGTGTTGATGGTAGCTATATTGGTGAAGTTTCGAAAGGAAATCGTAAAGATATTAGAAATGCCGTTGAAGCAGCTCATTCTTGTAGTAAATGGACCAATATGACAGGTCATTCAAGAGCACAAGTGTTGTATTATTTGGCAGAAAACTTAGCAATTCGTAGAGATGAATTTGCAAGTAGAATTGTTCAAATGACCAATCAAAGTAAAGCTGATGGATTAAAAGAAGTGGATTTATCTATTGAAAGAATTTATACTTATGCAGCGTTAGCAGATAAATATGATGGACATGTACATCATACTATTCATCGAAACGTGACTTTGGCAATGCCAGAATCTTTTGGTGTGATGGGAATTATTTGTCCTGATGATTTTCCGCTATTAGGTTTCATATCTACTGTAATTCCAGCGATTGCTATGGGTAACAATGTGGTGGTAGTGCCTTCTGAAAAATCACCTTTTTCTGCAACTGATTTTTATCAAATCTTGGAAACATCAGATGTACCAGGTAGTGCCGTAAATATTGTCACAGGACATAAAGATGAATTAGCACAGGTATTAGCAAAGCATGATGACGTAGACGCTATTTGGTATTTTGGTAGTAAAGAAGGTTGTAAGGATATGGAATTATTATCAGCGGATAATATGAAACGCACTTGGGTGAATTACGGCAAGTATAGAAATTGGTTAGATAAAGCACAAGGCGAAGGAGGAGAATTTCTTAAAAATGCAAGTCAGATTAAAAATATTTGGATTCCTTATGGTGCTTAA
- the deoC gene encoding deoxyribose-phosphate aldolase, whose protein sequence is MSNTKMKVKNKTSNKTQKSLHQRNDGIPFDSSLFEDINVNRSAVERRAATLSGRRSVKKEWQAAWLLKAVSCIDLTTLSGDDTESNVLRLCAKAKSPIRLDILESMGMKDANIQTGAVCVYHNFIKDAKKGLKGSAIPIAAVSTGFPAGNIPLKERLKQIELSVAAGATEIDIVVSRDLVLRSDWKTLYDEVSACRKACGDAHMKTILATGEIPTYTKVAKASWVSMMAGSDFIKTSTGKEPVNATIPVSLVMIRTIREYHELTGYKVGFKPAGGIGKAKQAINWLVLIKEELGDEWLNPDLFRFGASSLLGDIERQLEHYVTGRYSASFRHPMA, encoded by the coding sequence ATGAGTAATACAAAAATGAAGGTGAAGAATAAGACATCAAATAAGACGCAGAAATCTCTGCATCAACGAAACGATGGTATTCCATTTGATTCAAGTCTATTTGAAGATATAAATGTAAATAGAAGTGCTGTTGAAAGACGTGCTGCTACATTAAGTGGAAGAAGGTCTGTTAAGAAGGAATGGCAAGCGGCTTGGTTGTTAAAAGCTGTGAGTTGTATCGATTTAACGACACTTTCTGGTGATGATACCGAAAGTAATGTATTGAGACTTTGTGCAAAAGCAAAATCGCCAATAAGATTAGACATATTAGAGTCTATGGGAATGAAAGATGCAAATATCCAAACAGGAGCAGTTTGTGTTTATCATAACTTTATTAAGGATGCTAAAAAAGGTTTAAAAGGTAGTGCAATACCAATTGCTGCTGTATCAACAGGATTTCCAGCTGGTAATATTCCTCTTAAGGAACGGTTAAAGCAAATAGAATTATCTGTAGCTGCTGGTGCAACTGAAATAGACATCGTAGTTAGTAGAGATTTGGTATTACGATCAGATTGGAAAACATTATATGATGAAGTATCTGCATGTAGAAAAGCTTGTGGTGATGCCCATATGAAAACCATATTAGCTACTGGAGAAATCCCAACATATACGAAAGTTGCCAAGGCAAGTTGGGTTAGCATGATGGCTGGTTCAGATTTTATAAAAACGAGTACAGGAAAAGAGCCAGTGAATGCAACAATTCCTGTAAGCCTTGTAATGATTAGAACTATTAGAGAGTATCATGAATTAACAGGATATAAAGTTGGTTTTAAACCAGCAGGTGGAATTGGTAAAGCGAAACAAGCAATCAATTGGTTGGTTTTAATTAAGGAAGAACTTGGTGATGAATGGTTAAATCCAGATTTATTTAGGTTTGGAGCTAGTAGTTTACTTGGTGATATTGAACGACAATTAGAACATTATGTAACTGGACGATATTCAGCGTCATTTAGACACCCAATGGCATAA
- a CDS encoding pyrimidine-nucleoside phosphorylase codes for MVELIVKKRKGLELNKKELTSIIDGFISGEIPDYQISAFLMAVYFKGMNSTETAILTDLMMRSGELIDLSQIEGIKVDKHSTGGVGDKTTLVLAPLVAAAGVPVAKMSGRGLGHTGGTLDKMESIKGLSVDMSREEFIENVKKHNIAVCGQNANLVPADKKLYALRDVTGTVNNMSLIASSIMSKKLACGADAIVLDLKVGYGAFMKTLEDAEELAKVMINIGEKMNRNVIAVITSMSEPLGYTIGNALEVKEAIDTLKGKGPKDLTDLCLELGGHMLVLGNVSKNHEEAVEKLKTLISSGKAFDKFKEFVKAQGGDVNSVENTDQLPSTKYSRTYKSEHQGYISELNALDVGLASVKLGAGRETKTSNIDFGAGIVLKKKIGDFVNKGDSLAELFSNDEGSFEKANELMTLAYKFADKKPLANPLILKTVR; via the coding sequence ATGGTTGAATTAATAGTTAAAAAACGTAAAGGTCTTGAGCTAAATAAAAAGGAATTAACATCAATTATTGATGGGTTTATTTCTGGAGAAATTCCTGATTATCAAATTTCTGCTTTTTTAATGGCTGTTTATTTTAAAGGAATGAATAGTACTGAAACTGCTATTTTGACTGATTTGATGATGCGATCAGGTGAATTAATTGATTTATCCCAAATTGAAGGTATTAAAGTGGATAAACATAGTACTGGAGGAGTTGGTGATAAAACCACTTTGGTACTGGCACCATTAGTGGCAGCTGCAGGTGTTCCTGTTGCTAAGATGTCTGGACGCGGACTTGGACATACTGGTGGTACTTTAGATAAGATGGAATCTATAAAAGGGTTATCTGTCGATATGTCTAGAGAAGAATTTATAGAAAATGTAAAAAAACATAATATTGCTGTTTGTGGACAAAATGCAAATTTAGTTCCAGCAGATAAAAAACTATATGCGCTGAGAGATGTTACTGGAACCGTAAATAATATGTCTTTAATCGCGTCTAGTATTATGAGCAAAAAATTAGCTTGTGGAGCAGATGCTATTGTTCTTGATCTTAAAGTTGGTTATGGTGCATTTATGAAAACACTTGAAGATGCTGAAGAATTGGCTAAAGTGATGATTAACATTGGCGAAAAGATGAATAGAAATGTCATTGCTGTAATTACTTCAATGAGCGAACCTCTTGGGTATACTATTGGAAATGCTCTAGAAGTAAAAGAAGCTATTGATACATTAAAAGGGAAAGGACCAAAAGATTTAACAGATCTCTGTTTAGAATTAGGTGGACATATGTTAGTCTTAGGAAACGTTTCTAAAAATCACGAGGAAGCTGTAGAAAAATTAAAGACCTTGATTAGCTCTGGAAAAGCATTTGATAAATTTAAAGAATTTGTAAAAGCTCAAGGAGGCGATGTTAATTCTGTAGAAAATACAGATCAATTGCCAAGTACTAAATATTCAAGAACTTACAAAAGCGAACATCAAGGTTATATAAGTGAATTAAATGCACTCGACGTAGGCTTAGCTTCAGTAAAACTTGGAGCAGGTAGAGAAACAAAAACCAGTAATATTGATTTTGGAGCTGGAATTGTGCTAAAAAAGAAAATAGGAGATTTTGTAAATAAAGGGGATTCACTTGCTGAATTATTTTCCAATGATGAAGGCTCTTTTGAAAAAGCAAATGAACTAATGACTTTAGCCTATAAATTTGCTGATAAAAAACCTTTAGCAAACCCATTAATCCTTAAAACAGTAAGGTAA
- a CDS encoding Crp/Fnr family transcriptional regulator yields the protein MEEKSQYFINFINNYVALSEEDKEIILSKVSIRKYLKGQYVVQQGDVCRNSGFIISGCSRTFYVDDNGEEHIVMFSIENWWASEIGSFVSQKPSDYNVQCIEDTELIQLSFEDQEDLFKAVPKLERFFRLILEQAFVASQKRIVSTFSLSAKDQYIQFTKLYPEIEKRIPQYMVASYLGITKEFLSKIKNTNL from the coding sequence ATGGAAGAAAAATCACAATATTTTATAAACTTCATAAATAATTACGTTGCGCTGTCTGAAGAAGATAAGGAAATCATACTTTCTAAAGTGTCAATCCGAAAGTATTTAAAAGGACAATATGTAGTGCAACAAGGTGATGTTTGTCGAAATAGTGGTTTTATAATTTCTGGTTGTTCTAGAACGTTTTATGTTGACGATAATGGAGAAGAGCATATTGTAATGTTTTCAATTGAAAATTGGTGGGCTTCTGAAATTGGAAGTTTTGTGTCTCAAAAACCTTCAGATTATAATGTACAATGTATTGAAGATACTGAATTGATACAATTATCATTTGAAGATCAGGAAGACTTATTCAAAGCAGTACCCAAATTAGAACGCTTTTTTAGATTAATTTTAGAGCAAGCGTTTGTAGCTTCTCAGAAAAGAATTGTTTCCACGTTTAGTCTTTCTGCTAAAGATCAATATATACAATTTACAAAACTCTATCCTGAAATTGAAAAACGCATTCCACAATACATGGTTGCTTCATACCTTGGTATTACTAAAGAGTTCTTAAGTAAGATCAAAAACACCAACCTATAA